The following is a genomic window from Elstera cyanobacteriorum.
CGCTGACCATCGATCCGCAGTTACTCCAGCAGGCCGAACAGCAGCTCGACCGGATGGAGGAAGATTATTCCGATTGGGTGCGCGGGTCGATCCAGCAGCTTTATGACGCCCATCGCTCGGGAAGGGCGCTAGACCCGCGTAAGCGCATCGTGCCGATCCAGACGATCAACAGCATCGCCCATGATCTGCGCGGCCAAGGCTCGACCTTCGGCTACCCGCTGATCACGGTTTTTGGCCGTTCGCTATACGAATGCACGCTGAATATCTCTGAAGCCAGCGACCAGCTTTTCGAGTTTATCCGCACCCATATCGACGGGATCAACGCGGTCATCCGCGACAAGATCAAGGGCGAGGGCGGGCAGCTCGGCAAAGAATTGGTCGCGAGCCTGGAGCGGGCGCGCGACCGGCTGCTGGTCAGCCATTAATAAGCATCGGCGGCCTTCCCTAAAGAGTGGGAAGGCCGCCGAGGATACCCACCCTATTCGACGAACACGTCTTCCCGGCTTTTGCGGAAGCTCGGCAGTAATGCCAGCACCAGCATCCCCAATGCCAAGAGCAGCAGACCCACCGAAATCGGGCTGGCGATGAAAGTTGTCAGATCGCCGCGCGACATCAGCAGGGCCCGGCGGAAGTTTTCTTCCATCAGATCGCCCAGAACGAAGCCCAGCAGCAGCGGCGCGGGTTCGAAACCGAATTTGCTGAGTGCATAGCCGATCAGCCCGAAGATGGCGATCATCAGCACCTGCACGGGTTCGGCATTGATCGAGAAAATACCGATGCAGCAGAACATAAGAATGGCCGGGAAGAGGATGGGGTAGGGCACCTTCAGCAGCCGCACCCACAGGCCGATCATCGGCAGATTGATGATCAGCAGCAGCAGGTTGCCGATCCACATGGAGGCGATCATCCCCCAGAACAGATCGGGTGTGCGCGTCATCACCAGCGGCCCCGGAATGATGCCGTGAATGGTCATCGCCCCGACCATCAGCGCCATGACGGCATTCGGCGGAATACCCAGCGTCAGCAGCGGAATGAAGGAAGTTTGCGCCCCGGCGTTATTCGCCGATTCCGGCCCCGCCACGCCTTCGATGGCGCCTTTGCCGAAGCGCGACGGGTCTTTCGCCAGTTTCTTTTCCAGCGAATAGGTGGCGAACGGCCCCAGCACGGCGCCATTGCCGGGCAGCAGCCCCAGGATCGAGCCGATCAGCGTGCCGCGCGCAATCGGGGCGGCGGACTGCTTCATATCGGCTGTCGACGGCAGCAGGCGCCCGATGGTGCCGCGCACGACATCGCGGTTTTCCACCGCATCGAGGTTGCGCAGAATTTCGGCGATCCCAAAAATCCCCATCGCCAGCACGGCAAAATCAATCCCATCGGACAGGAATTCAAGCCCCAGGGTCATCCGCTCCTGCCCGGTGCCAAGGTCGGTGCCAACGGTCGAGAGCAGCGTGCCGACCAGGATCATCGCGATGGCTTTTAGGATCGACCCGTGCGCCAGCACGACGGCGAAGACCAAGCCCATCAACATCAGGGCGAAATATTCGGCAGGGCCGAAGACCAGCGCCAATTTGGTCAGCGGTGCCCCGAGGGCGGCGATCAGCAGCGTGGCAAAGGTGCCCGCGATGAAGGAGCCGATGGCGGCAATCCCCAGCGCCACCCCGGCGCGGCCTTGGCGGGCCATTTGATGCCCATCGAGCGTGGTGACGACGGCGGTCGCTTCCCCGGGAATATTCACCAGAATGGCGGTGGTGGAGCCGCCATATTGCGCCCCGTAGTAAATGCCCGCCAACATGATCAGCGCGCCGACTGGATCAAGACCAAAGGTAATTGGCAGCAGCATACTGATGGTCGCAATCGGCCCGACGCCGGGCAAAATCCCGACGAGCGTGCCGACCAGACAGCCGACGAAGCAGAGCGCGATATTTTGCAGGGACAGGGCGACACTCAGCCCGAGGCCGAGGTTTGCGAAAAGATCAAACATCTAGCGGCCCCCCCGCGTGCGGGTCAGAAGAAACAGCGCAAGCGCGGTGGCCAGCAGCGCGGCGGCGGTCAGGCGCAGGGCGCCCTTATAGCTCCAATCCGCGAACAGGTTTTCCGCCAGAAACTGCGGCAGCAGCGGGATCGGCAGGTTCAGCATATCGCCGAACAACAGCATGCAGAGCGGGGTCAGCGTCAACGCCAGCAGCAGCAGGGGCTTGAAGCGCGCCCCCGGCGCGGCATAGCCGCCCAAGAAAATCGCCAGCGGTCCAGCGACGGCCAACCCCAATTCCGGTGTGGTGAGGGCGCCGAAGCTCATCGGTTTGATCGTCAGGGCAAAACCCGCAATCGCCAGCGAAATGCACACCGGCCCGCGCAGCGACCCTTTCGGAATTGCCTCACCCCGGACGAGAAAACCGGACACCGTTAAGACAGCGCCGCAGAGGGCGATCAAAACCGCCAAGGCTTGCGGCAGCATGCCCGGCCCGGCGGAGCGCAGACTGCCGCGCGGTAAATCGGCGGTCAGCCAAAAGGCGATCCCGGCCAAGGCCAGCAGTACGAGACCGGCAACGAAGGTCTGGGGAGCCGCAGGGGCGCGCAACGGCACCGCGCGTGGCACGGCGGAAGAAGGGTGCATGGGGAAAATCCTGAAATCGGGCGGCGCGGCTCAGGGGCGGCGCGGTTTGACATCGGCCCCTCGATCCAGCCAAGGGGAACGGCCGGGGGGGGAGAGACGCGCCGAGGGGCCGATGCCAAGGACAGGCGGCCTTGGCCGCGTTAGTCGATCGAAATATTGCTGCTGGCGAGGAACTTCGCCCAGCGGGCCGACTCGGCCTTCATCATCGCGCCGAATTCCGCCGGGGTATCGCCAACGATTTCGGTGCCTTCTGCCGCCAACCGTTCTTTGATGATCGGCGCCGCCAGCGCGGCCAGGGTTGCCTCGCGCAGTTTTTGGATGACCGGCTGCGGCGTATTCTTCGGTACCGAGAAGCCATACCACGCGGCGGAAGTATAGTCGGGCAGGCCGCTTTCGGCGACGGTCGGAACTTGCGCCAGCTTTTCCACCCGCTTATCGGTCGTGACGGCCAGCGGCACCATTTGGCCGCCGTCGATCAGGCCGAGGACGGAGGGAAGCGTCGTCACCATAAAATCCCCACGCCCGCCGAGCATATCGTTCAAGGCCGGGCCAGCGCCCTTATAGGGGATGTGAACCGCCTCGATATTGGCTTGGGCCAGCAGTAGGGCGGTGGCGAGATGGCTGGCGGAGCCATTGCCCGCCGATCCGTAACTAAGCTGCCCGGGCTTGGCTTTGCCGTGGGCCATCAGGTCTTTAAAGCTCTTGAACGGCGAGTTTTTCGAGACGACGACGACCAGCGGCGTGCGGGCGATCAGGGTAATCGGCTCGAAGGCTTCCAGCGGGTCGATGCGCAGGTTTTTGAACAGATGCGGATTGACCACCATCGGCCCCTGATTGGCCATGAGGACCGTGTAACCATCGGGTTTGGCATTGGCGACGGTTGTGGACGCGACATTGCCGCCCGCCGTGCCGTTATTTTCGACGATCATCGTCTGGCCCAGCTTTTCGCCAACACCATTGGCGACCAGCCGGGCAATTGCATCGGTGCCGCCACCCGCGGCATAGGGGACGAGCAGCCGGATCGGGCGGCTGGGGAAGCTATCGGTTTGCGCGACCGCCAGCGAGACGGGGGCCACCGACGCAGCGGCGATGACGAGGGCGCAGAGCGCGCGGCGATTGAGCATTTTATTTCCTCCCAGGGTTATTGTGCACAGCATTCCTCGGTCGCGCCGTTTTTTATGAACGGCGCGCGATCTCTGCCGGTCGCCAGTCAAAGCCTGGCGGGTCAGGGTGAAGCCCCCTTTCGGTAAAGCGGTCTCGGGGTCGCCTTCTGCGGGCGCGGGCCGAAGCCATAGGGGGCGCGATCTTGTGCTTACAGCAGATAGCGCGTCGCAATTCGGAGATGAATTGCAAAGATCGGCAGGATTAATGCGTCTAGCTTATTAGTGTGGGGGCGATTAGCCCCAGCGCTGCATCAGCATATCGTAAAACCGCTGCCCCGCCGGGGACAGGCTGGCCCCCCGCCGCCGGACGATGCCGACCGTGCGCGTTACCACCGGATTGATCAGCGGTCGGCTGGCGAGAACCGGGTGGGGACCGGCGGGTAGGCTCATGCGCGGCAGGGCGGCGATGCCCAATCCCGCTTCCACCAAGCCCAGGGAGGTGGAGAGATGCTGAACCTCATAGAACCAGCGCGGGCGCCAATCGGTCTGCGCAAGCTGGAGGTCGAGGATCAAACGATTGCCGCTTAAGCGCCCCACTGTGATGAAGCGATAGGGCTTCAGGTCTTGCCAGGCCACCTCTTTGCGGGCCGCCAACTCGTGATCGCCCCGGCACGCCAGAACGAAAGGCTCTTCGACCAAGGGATCGAAGGTGATTTCCGATTCTTGGGTGCCCAGCAGCGTTATCCCTAACTCTACCTCGCCATTCAGCACCGATTGCAGCACGGCATTGGCGCCTTCATCGACCACGCGAATGCGGATGTTCGGATAGGTGCGGCTGTAGGTGGCGATCACATCGGGCAGGAAGTAATAGGCGGCGGTTGGGATGCAAGCGATGTTGACGAGGCCGGAGCGATGTTCGGCAATTTCCCGCACCGACAGCAGCGACGCGTCGAGATCATCCAGCAGGCGGCGGGCTTTGGGCAGAAAATCGCGCCCCACGGTGGTCAGTTCTACCCGGCGGGTTGTGCGTTCCAGCAGACTAACGCCCAGATTTTCTTCGAGTTTTTGAACCCGCCGTGTCAGCGCCGGTTGCGACAGGTGGATAAGCTGCGCCGCCGCATTGAAGCTGCGCAGTTCGGCGACGGCGACAAAGGCCCGCAAATCTTCGAGATCGACATTCATGCTTTTCACGCATCAATCGTTCAGTTCATTGAAATTCACAAAATTAACCCGTTTCGTCAAGTTGACCCCACGCCGGGCGCTGACGGCCCTTGCCGCCGCCCCCAAAATCCGACCGATGGGGATGAAATGGGATCAATTCCGTGTGTGCTCATGCGTGGCGGCACGTCGCGCGGGCCGTTTTTTCTAGCCTCGGATTTGCCGCAGGATATAGCGCAGCGCGATGCGATCCTCATCGCCGCCCTTGGGTCTGGTCATCCGCTGCAAATCGATGGGATCGGCGGCGGTAACCCCTTGACCAGTAAGGTCGCGATCTGCGGCCCGGCGACCAAGCCGGGGGCCGACGTGGACTATCTCTTCGCGCAAGTCGATGTCAGCCGCCGCACGGTCGATACCAGCCCAAACTGCGGCAATATGCTGGCGGGCGTCGGGCCGTTCGCTCTGGAAGCGGGGCTGGTGACGGCAAGCCACCCGCGCAGCCGTTTGGTTATTCACAACGTGAATACCGGCAAGCTCATCGAAGCGACGGTCGAGACGCCGAACGGGCGGGTTACCTATGACGGCGCGGCGCAGATCGACGGGGTGCCGGGGACGGCGGCGCCGATCCGCCTCACTTTCCTCGATGCTGCCGGGGCCAAAACCGGCAAACTGCTGCCCACCGGCCAAGCGCGCGATGTGATCACCGATACTGCCGTAACCTGCATCGATATGGCCGTACCGATGATGCTTGTTGCTGCGGCAGCCTTGGGAAAAACCGGCCAAGAGCGCCCCGCCGAGTTAGACGCCGATGCGGCGTTTCTAACCCAGCTTGAAACCCTGCGCCGCCAGGCCGGGGCGCGGATGGGGTTTGGTGATGTGAGCGAGCGGGTGGTGCCGAAGCCGGTGCTGCTGGCCCCCCCAGCCCAGGGCGGCACGATCACCGCGCGCTACTTCATGCCGCGAACCTGCCATACGGCCCTCGCGATCACCGGCGCCATCGGCATTGCCACCGCCTGCTGCACCCCGGGGACAGAGGCCTATCGCTTGGCCAATCTGCCGCCGCTGGATGCCGAGGGGCACCGGACCCTGATCATCGAGCATCCATCCGGTCAAATCGCCGTCGAGCTTGAGCAAGACCCGGAGACCGGGGTGATTCGCCGCGCCTCGCTGCTGCGCACGGCCCGCCGCTTGTTTGAAGGGCGCGTGCTTGTGGCCGATCCGGTGGAAACGGCGGTTCCCACCCCTTAAGGATAGTTTTGCAGGCGGGGGCATTTCCGGGTAGAGGTAACCCCATGTCGCGCCCGATCACCCTTCCCGCCTTCCTGCTGCGCCTTTTGTGCGCGGTGGCCGTGCTATGGGGCGGCATGACGCGAAGCAATCCGGCTTTTTCGGTCGCCCCGATGGCGGCCGATCTGGCGCTGTACGCGCTGCCCGATGGCTCCTTACCGCTGCTCTGCCTGCCCGGCGGGGCGGATGATGCGACTGGCAAGACAATGGCCGGGCATCTCTGCGATCTCTGCCTGCTCGGGGTGTCCGTTCTGCCGCTTGGCGCCGGTTCCCCGGTTCTCCGTGTGCATCTGCCGGTTCAGCAGGTCGATTTTCTGCCCCGGCCGGAAGCCCTCTATCGGCAGTTCTTTCCCCCGCAAGCCCCGCCCATAGGGCCGCCTACCCGCGCGATCGCCTAAGCGCCGCTTCGGAGTCTCCGAAGCGGCTCAGCCATCGCGCGCCGACTGCGGTCTGCCCCTCCTGGCAGTCCCCGGCGCTGTGCCGAGGGAATGCCTATGCAGATCATCAGCCTGCCAATCGCCGCGCCTGCCGAGCGGCGTTTCGGCGTGCGGCGAGTGCCGCACCGCAATATTAATGCCGCCCGCTGGATGCGAATGCCGCCCGCCACGGTTCTCCCCCTGCGCGAGAGCGCATCCGACGACGCCTTGCGCATCATCCGGGGCTGTGTCGCGCTCTATCAACTGCTGCCCGACGGGCGGCGGCAGATTCTCGATATTCTGGGGCCGGGGCGCTTAATCCACCGCCAGATGACGGATAGCGCCGCTTGTACGGCGGAAACCCTGTCTCCAACCCAGTTTGATCGTCACCCGTTAGCGGCACCGCAGGCGACCGCCGACTGGCTGGCGGCGGCGCTGCTGATGCTGCGCCGCGCCCAGCAGCATGCCCTGCTCCTGGGGCGAAAAACCGCCCGTGAACGGGTCGCCTTTGCTGTTCTCGACCTCGCCCAGCAGTTTGGCGCGCGGATGCGGGACTGCACCTATGCCGAAGTGATCTTCCGCCTGCATCTGACCCGCACCGATCTGGCGGATTGGTTGGGGCTGACCGGCGAAACCGTAAGCCGCACCCTCAACGCCCTGAAGCGGGAAGGGCTGATCGGCTTCGATACGCCGGACATCATCACCGTCAAAAGCCTCACGGCCTTGAAAACCCTCGCCGGGGAAACCCCGGCGTCGCTTGCGACGCTGGACCCTTTGCCCAGTCTAACCTTTTAGGGAGGTTCCCATGTCAAAACCCCTCGAAGACCGCCGCTTTTATCAGGCGGCGTGGCGCTGGCATTTCTATGCTGGCCTTTATGTTGCCCCCTTCCTCATCATGCTCGCGGTGACCGGGCTGCTGATGCTGTGGTCGGCGGTTCTGGTCGGTCGCGATGGCGAGAAGAGCGTCGCCGTTCGCCCGCAAGCCAGCAGCCTTGCCGTTTCAGTGCAGGCGGTCGCGGCGGAAGGAGCCATCCCCGGCGGCAAAGTCGTGCAGTATATTGCCCCCCGCACCTCTGACCAGCCTGCCGTGTTTCGCGTGAACGGTGACGCCGGGGCCAAAATGGTTGCGGTCGATCCTTATACGGGGCAGGCGCTGAGCCATTGGGACCGCCGGAATGGCGTATATGATCTTGCGAATAAGATCCACGGCACCCTCTTTCTGGGGAACGTCGGCGACTGGCTGATCGAAATCGCCGCCGGGTTCGGTATCGTGCTGATTGCGACCGGCCTTTACATGTGGTGGCCGCGCGGCGAAGGGCTGCGGGCGGCCTTGCTGCCCGATTTTAGCGCGACGGGCCGGGTTTTCTGGAAATCGCTGCATAAGACCGTTGGCGCCTATAGCGCGCTTCTGCTGGCCGTCTTTCTCATCTCCGGTCTTACCTGGGCCGGGGTTTGGGGGGAAAAATTCACCCAGGCCTGGAGCACCTTTCCGTCGGAAAAATGGGATAATGTGCCGCTGTCGGACGATCTGCACGCCAGCATGAACCACGGCGGCGTGAAGGAAGTGCCTTGGACGTTAGAACAGACGCCGATGCCCGCCTCCGGCTCCTCTGCCGGAACGGTCGGAACCGCCCCGGGCGCGCCGGTGACCCTGGATAGCGTCATCGCCTTCGCCCGCGCGCAGGGCTTCGATGGGCGTTTCCAACTGGCGTTCCCGAAGGGGGAAAAAGGCGTCTGGACCCTCTCCCGCGACACGATGAGCAATGATAGCGCCGACCCGACCGCCGACCGCACAGTGCATCTCGATCAGTTCACCGGCAAGGTGCTGGCCGATATTCGCTATGCCGATTACGGCTGGGCAGGCAAAGCCATGGCCATCGGCATCGCCTTCCACGAGGGCGATATGGGCGCTTGGAATATTGCACTGGTCACCGTCTTCTGCCTGTCGGTCATCCTGATCTCGGCCAGCGGGATCGCCCTCTGGTGGCTGCGGCGGCCGAAGGGCGCGGGCCGCCTGCTTGCCCCGCGTCTCCCGGAAAACCTGCCGCTGTGGAAAACAGGGGCTTTGGTGATGGTCGGCGCGGCGCTGCTCTTCCCGCTATCGGGTGCGGTCTTGGTGGCGGTGTTGGCGCTCGACCTGCTGCTCATCTCGCGGGTCAAGCCGTTGAAGAAGGCGCTGAGTTAACCTGCCGTCCTGCCGAGGGCGCCTCTCCCCAAGTCTTGGTCACGATCCTGCGCCAAGGCTTGGGGAAGCTGGGTTTTTGGAGAGTGGGAAGACGGGTGCGGTATCTCTTCCTCACTCTCACAAGTAAGCGCTGCCGGTGCTCCGGTAGGGCGAGATCTGATTACTGTCTTCCCCCTCTTTTTGCCGCGTCGGGGAAGATTGGTTTTAGGTAGTCCGGCATCGCGGCATCATCCATCAATGGCTTAAAGGCCACCATACAGCGTTTGATCGGGATAGGTTGCCAGCGCTGGACCCAGGGCCTTTCTTTTTCTAATATCTTCAGATCGTAATGCGAGAAAACACTTAAATATGATGCTAAGGTACTCGCAACAGGATCGTTACTCGCAGTTGAAATCTCATCGTCTCCAGCAAGGACATGTTTAATCTTTTTGTATATCTCTTCTGTTGCCGTGCTTTCCCAGTTGCCTTGGGTATGGACGTATAAAAATTTCTCCCCAATCATCCAATATCCATTTGCCATGAGTTCCATCATAATTAAACCGTCATATTTCTTAATAAAATCGAAAATATCTATTCCCGCTTTGGGCCAGTCATAATTTTCTTTTCTCCACATCTTTTCAACTGTGTCAGGGTAGAAAAGAGGACGAGAATGATAGTCACGAAAATAAGGCAAGCCTCTTTGCATCTCCTCGTGCAGTGATATGATTTTATCATTTCGAGCAAAAAGTTGGTTAATTTTTCGGATTTGATCCTGATTCTTATTTTTTATCAAAATAATATCTTTTTGTAGAGATTTTTTTAAATCTCTATAATCAATAATATCTTCAAAAAAAAGAGTCGACTTAGAAAAAATATTTAGAAAATAATAATATTTTTCCGTTGGTTTTGTGATAAAAACTCTCCGGCGAGCGTCATATTTGTCACCTTCCTCTATTTTTTTATCAGAAATGTACATCAGAGAGCCATAATCATAAGTATGTAAATTGATATTATCGTGTAATATATTAGGAAAAATCTCTTTTATTTTCAATATATTTGACTCCTCATTAAGTTTACTTTTTGAAGAGCCCAATAGAATATGATCGCGAAACTGCCAACAGCGGTGCCAGCCAAGCATATCCTGGGAAAGGCCCGTGCCTCGAACAATGGCAGGAGGAGCATCAAGCGTTGGGGGAAGAGCGTCCATATTGCCTCTCAAGGTGACGGGGTGTGGTAACTTTTTTCCTGCATGATCCTGGAGTTGTTTGGGTATGTAGCCCAAAACCCATCCCAGTCCTGTTGAATAAATAGATTCAACCTAGCTTCATAGATTGAGCCGACACCATTTTGATATTGTCTCGAGTAAAATATAGTTTGATCTTGCCTGGGAAGTTGCCGAAAATCGGCATATAGGACAGGTTGAGAAGGCTCTATGGGTTTTGGACCAATTTTTTCGTCTTTCTCCCATTTTTCGAGAATCTGTCTATACTCTTTAAGTTTTTTATCAAAATCATTCTTTCGAGCGGTATTTATTTTATTTCTTTTGGCATTATAACGTGCAAACTCCGTGTTTCCACGCATGTCATTGGAATATTCTGAGGGATAGAATCTCCCGAATGCCGCCCATCGGTCGAGCCAATCGGCTTCCTGCTGTGAAACAACCAATGGGTGATCGGAAAGATAGGTGCAGGCCTCCTGTCGCACCTTCCCCATATAAGGAACAAGTTTGTCAATCAAACCAGATGGAGCGGAGTGGACATTACTGAAACTTCTCATAAATTTCTCATTGTTTATGCCGAGGTCTACACCCGATGCGATTGTGATTCCCGATTTATTATCAGTCGCACCTTTAAACCAGGGAACATAGCCGGTCAAACTTTGACCACCCTCCCATTCGCTCACCTTGATGTGATCGATATTTGTGCCGAGCATTGCATTGATGTCATCTGACAATTTCTGACTCATGGTCGTTCTTGACCGTGTCCCAACGCAGTTCGGCTGCTTGCCACATGTTCGGATGATGCCATTCACAGAAAATCGGGAACACGCTAAACCAATGCGCTTTTCCGTTCCAGTAATCTCGGCCCTCTGATGATCCTCTG
Proteins encoded in this region:
- a CDS encoding tripartite tricarboxylate transporter permease, which translates into the protein MFDLFANLGLGLSVALSLQNIALCFVGCLVGTLVGILPGVGPIATISMLLPITFGLDPVGALIMLAGIYYGAQYGGSTTAILVNIPGEATAVVTTLDGHQMARQGRAGVALGIAAIGSFIAGTFATLLIAALGAPLTKLALVFGPAEYFALMLMGLVFAVVLAHGSILKAIAMILVGTLLSTVGTDLGTGQERMTLGLEFLSDGIDFAVLAMGIFGIAEILRNLDAVENRDVVRGTIGRLLPSTADMKQSAAPIARGTLIGSILGLLPGNGAVLGPFATYSLEKKLAKDPSRFGKGAIEGVAGPESANNAGAQTSFIPLLTLGIPPNAVMALMVGAMTIHGIIPGPLVMTRTPDLFWGMIASMWIGNLLLLIINLPMIGLWVRLLKVPYPILFPAILMFCCIGIFSINAEPVQVLMIAIFGLIGYALSKFGFEPAPLLLGFVLGDLMEENFRRALLMSRGDLTTFIASPISVGLLLLALGMLVLALLPSFRKSREDVFVE
- a CDS encoding tripartite tricarboxylate transporter TctB family protein; amino-acid sequence: MHPSSAVPRAVPLRAPAAPQTFVAGLVLLALAGIAFWLTADLPRGSLRSAGPGMLPQALAVLIALCGAVLTVSGFLVRGEAIPKGSLRGPVCISLAIAGFALTIKPMSFGALTTPELGLAVAGPLAIFLGGYAAPGARFKPLLLLALTLTPLCMLLFGDMLNLPIPLLPQFLAENLFADWSYKGALRLTAAALLATALALFLLTRTRGGR
- a CDS encoding Bug family tripartite tricarboxylate transporter substrate binding protein yields the protein MLNRRALCALVIAAASVAPVSLAVAQTDSFPSRPIRLLVPYAAGGGTDAIARLVANGVGEKLGQTMIVENNGTAGGNVASTTVANAKPDGYTVLMANQGPMVVNPHLFKNLRIDPLEAFEPITLIARTPLVVVVSKNSPFKSFKDLMAHGKAKPGQLSYGSAGNGSASHLATALLLAQANIEAVHIPYKGAGPALNDMLGGRGDFMVTTLPSVLGLIDGGQMVPLAVTTDKRVEKLAQVPTVAESGLPDYTSAAWYGFSVPKNTPQPVIQKLREATLAALAAPIIKERLAAEGTEIVGDTPAEFGAMMKAESARWAKFLASSNISID
- a CDS encoding LysR family transcriptional regulator, which encodes MNVDLEDLRAFVAVAELRSFNAAAQLIHLSQPALTRRVQKLEENLGVSLLERTTRRVELTTVGRDFLPKARRLLDDLDASLLSVREIAEHRSGLVNIACIPTAAYYFLPDVIATYSRTYPNIRIRVVDEGANAVLQSVLNGEVELGITLLGTQESEITFDPLVEEPFVLACRGDHELAARKEVAWQDLKPYRFITVGRLSGNRLILDLQLAQTDWRPRWFYEVQHLSTSLGLVEAGLGIAALPRMSLPAGPHPVLASRPLINPVVTRTVGIVRRRGASLSPAGQRFYDMLMQRWG
- a CDS encoding 4-oxalomesaconate tautomerase, whose amino-acid sequence is MGSIPCVLMRGGTSRGPFFLASDLPQDIAQRDAILIAALGSGHPLQIDGIGGGNPLTSKVAICGPATKPGADVDYLFAQVDVSRRTVDTSPNCGNMLAGVGPFALEAGLVTASHPRSRLVIHNVNTGKLIEATVETPNGRVTYDGAAQIDGVPGTAAPIRLTFLDAAGAKTGKLLPTGQARDVITDTAVTCIDMAVPMMLVAAAALGKTGQERPAELDADAAFLTQLETLRRQAGARMGFGDVSERVVPKPVLLAPPAQGGTITARYFMPRTCHTALAITGAIGIATACCTPGTEAYRLANLPPLDAEGHRTLIIEHPSGQIAVELEQDPETGVIRRASLLRTARRLFEGRVLVADPVETAVPTP
- a CDS encoding helix-turn-helix domain-containing protein; protein product: MQIISLPIAAPAERRFGVRRVPHRNINAARWMRMPPATVLPLRESASDDALRIIRGCVALYQLLPDGRRQILDILGPGRLIHRQMTDSAACTAETLSPTQFDRHPLAAPQATADWLAAALLMLRRAQQHALLLGRKTARERVAFAVLDLAQQFGARMRDCTYAEVIFRLHLTRTDLADWLGLTGETVSRTLNALKREGLIGFDTPDIITVKSLTALKTLAGETPASLATLDPLPSLTF
- a CDS encoding PepSY-associated TM helix domain-containing protein codes for the protein MSKPLEDRRFYQAAWRWHFYAGLYVAPFLIMLAVTGLLMLWSAVLVGRDGEKSVAVRPQASSLAVSVQAVAAEGAIPGGKVVQYIAPRTSDQPAVFRVNGDAGAKMVAVDPYTGQALSHWDRRNGVYDLANKIHGTLFLGNVGDWLIEIAAGFGIVLIATGLYMWWPRGEGLRAALLPDFSATGRVFWKSLHKTVGAYSALLLAVFLISGLTWAGVWGEKFTQAWSTFPSEKWDNVPLSDDLHASMNHGGVKEVPWTLEQTPMPASGSSAGTVGTAPGAPVTLDSVIAFARAQGFDGRFQLAFPKGEKGVWTLSRDTMSNDSADPTADRTVHLDQFTGKVLADIRYADYGWAGKAMAIGIAFHEGDMGAWNIALVTVFCLSVILISASGIALWWLRRPKGAGRLLAPRLPENLPLWKTGALVMVGAALLFPLSGAVLVAVLALDLLLISRVKPLKKALS
- a CDS encoding pesticin C-terminus-like muramidase; this translates as MTSVLDRVQALAPAALTDKTRRLLSANSQEAVDWLTQGQAAGLKSEAALVHHAHLQQRLTQMRVETLRELSEPQTARDPQLKQRLSTRLADINSADAEIALKMADPRLSEEQKLEDGYRRVNTLAEDHQRAEITGTEKRIGLACSRFSVNGIIRTCGKQPNCVGTRSRTTMSQKLSDDINAMLGTNIDHIKVSEWEGGQSLTGYVPWFKGATDNKSGITIASGVDLGINNEKFMRSFSNVHSAPSGLIDKLVPYMGKVRQEACTYLSDHPLVVSQQEADWLDRWAAFGRFYPSEYSNDMRGNTEFARYNAKRNKINTARKNDFDKKLKEYRQILEKWEKDEKIGPKPIEPSQPVLYADFRQLPRQDQTIFYSRQYQNGVGSIYEARLNLFIQQDWDGFWATYPNNSRIMQEKSYHTPSP